Proteins encoded together in one Gallus gallus isolate bGalGal1 chromosome 18, bGalGal1.mat.broiler.GRCg7b, whole genome shotgun sequence window:
- the ADAP2 gene encoding arf-GAP with dual PH domain-containing protein 2, whose product MDRDRNKTLLLELLKVAGNGRCADCGESDPEWASYKLGIFICLMCSGIHRNLPQVSRVKSLWLDFWENDLIEFMKKHGNLCAKAKYEAKVPPYYYIPQSCDCLVLREQWIRAKYEREEFVATRVCQDPCSAGSREGFLWKRGRESKQFKQRRFLLSAREGVLKYYTKEPKGPKAVISIEKLNVMFQAEKIQHAHGLQITYKTDGQTRNLFVYHESGKEIVDWFNAIRAARYHYLRTTFPALPEHEIIPRITRNYIKEGYMEKTGPKQKETFKMRWFSLDSEERNLLYFKNPLDAFPQGQVFIGRRVEGYEVRAGLPQGISVKKRKSGITMVTPARDFLFLCENDKEQREWIDALNGVIAQPLSG is encoded by the exons ATGGACCGCGACCGCAACAAGacgctgctgctggagctgctgaaggtCGCCGGGAACGGCCGCTGCGCCGACTGCGGGGAATCGG ATCCAGAGTGGGCTTCTTACAAACTTGGAATATTCATTTGTTTGATGTGCTCCGGAATCCATCGCAATCTTCCTCAAGTCAGCAGGGTCAAATCCCTTTGGCTTGACTTCTGGGAGAACGATCTCATAGAG tttatgAAGAAGCATGGGAATCTCTGTGCCAAAGCtaaatatgaagcaaaagttCCTCCCTATTATTACATCCCCCAGTCCTGCGATTGCTT gGTTTTAAGAGAACAATGGATTAGAGCTAAATATGAGCGTGAGGAATTTGTTGCCACCCGAGTCTGCCAAGATCCTTGTTCTGCAG GTAGCCGTGAAGGATTCCTCTGGAAGCGtggaagggaaagcaaacagttCAAGCAGAGGCGGTTTCTCCTGTCAGCAAGGGAAGGGGTGTTGAAGTACTACACTAAAGAA CCCAAAGGTCCAAAAGCTGTTATCAGCATTGAGAAACTGAATGTGATGTTCCAGGCAGAGAAGATCCAACATGCTCACGGGCTGCAGATCACATACAAGACAGACGGTCAAACAAGGAACCTTTTTGTCTATCATGAAAGCGGAAAG GAGATTGTTGACTGGTTCAATGCCATTCGAGCAGCACGTTACCATTATCTCAGAACAACCTTCCCAGCTCTCCCTGAGCATGAG ATCATACCCCGGATCACAAGAAATTATATCAAAGAAGGATATATGGAGAAAACAGGACCAAAG CAGAAGGAGACCTTTAAGATGCGCTGGTTCAGCCTAGACTCTGAAGAGAGGAACCTGCTGTACTTTAAAAACCCACTG gATGCATTTCCACAAGGCCAAGTTTTTATTGGAAGGAGAGTTGAGGGCTATGAAGTACGAGCTGGCTTGCCCCAGGGAATATCTGTAAAGAAGAGGAAATCAGGGATCACCATGGTCACGCCAGCGAGAgactttttgtttctgtgtgagaACGATAAGGAGCAGAGGGAGTGGATAGATGCCTTAAATGGAGTGATTGCCCAGCCCTTGTCCGGTTGA